The proteins below come from a single Papaver somniferum cultivar HN1 chromosome 11, ASM357369v1, whole genome shotgun sequence genomic window:
- the LOC113325097 gene encoding SKP1-like protein 1A, protein MVLCEGVNYLVSQNAIGISHTIKHAIEGIGSGHAIPLPNVRAEVLEKVIEYCDRCFQQQSWPAEYAKSNEALLFEILLAADYLNIASLQNLMCQAISGLVMGKSGVELRSALNIQGNFDADEEAHLRNTLTGLGCVLERQD, encoded by the coding sequence ATGGTGTTGTGTGAAGGAGTAAATTATTTGGTAAGTCAGAATGCCATCGGCATATCCCATACAATTAAGCACGCGATTGAAGGCATAGGGTCTGGTCATGCCATCCCACTGCCTAACGTCCGGGCTGAAGTGCTCGAAAAGGTCATCGAGTACTGTGACAGATGTTTTCAGCAGCAGAGCTGGCCTGCTGAATATGCAAAGTCCAATGAAGCATTGCTCTTCGAGATTCTCTTGGCAGCTGATTATTTGAACATTGCAAGTCTGCAGAACTTGATGTGCCAGGCGATTAGCGGTCTTGTTATGGGTAAGAGTGGAGTAGAGCTCCGCAGTGCCTTGAACATTCAAGGAAACTTTGACGCTGATGAAGAGGCTCATCTTCGAAACACTTTGACTGGGTTGGGCTGTGTTTTGGAGCGCCAAGATTAG